The following coding sequences lie in one Pseudomonas svalbardensis genomic window:
- a CDS encoding short-chain dehydrogenase, whose amino-acid sequence MKEFMALTSNADDLPSLYVNTTQPLHSLLSTARYRIGAVTQILENLAMRGDITTDSVILSDFAMLCCIPLRDGCDVLDVVARRMDAESS is encoded by the coding sequence ATGAAAGAATTTATGGCTTTAACCAGCAACGCCGACGACCTTCCCTCGCTGTATGTAAACACCACCCAACCGCTGCACTCACTGCTAAGCACCGCACGCTACCGAATTGGTGCGGTAACGCAGATTCTGGAGAACCTCGCAATGCGCGGCGACATCACCACGGATTCGGTGATACTCAGCGACTTTGCAATGCTTTGCTGCATACCCTTGCGCGATGGCTGCGATGTTCTAGATGTCGTTGCGCGACGTATGGATGCTGAATCGTCCTGA
- a CDS encoding transporter substrate-binding domain-containing protein, whose amino-acid sequence MNNLKSTMMLGGLLALSFGAQAEQSHLDSVIQQGQLRVCTTGDYKPYTVKAEDGEYSGIDIAMARSLADSLGVKVEWVQTTWKTLMPDMLAGKCDIGVGGISVTLERQKKAFFSTTLDVDGKIPLVRCEDQALYQTVEQINQPSVRLVEPAGGTNEAFVHAFLPNAQLRLHDNVTIFQELLDKKADVMITDASEALYQQKLKPGLCAVNPKQFMQYGEKAYLLPRDDMTWKLYVDQWLHLAKVTGNYQKVLGQWIATPEPK is encoded by the coding sequence CACAATGATGCTCGGTGGCCTGCTCGCTCTATCGTTTGGCGCTCAAGCCGAGCAATCGCATTTGGACAGCGTCATCCAACAGGGCCAACTGCGCGTGTGCACAACAGGCGACTACAAACCCTATACCGTCAAAGCCGAGGACGGCGAATACTCGGGCATCGACATCGCCATGGCCCGCTCGCTGGCCGACAGCCTGGGCGTCAAGGTCGAGTGGGTGCAGACCACATGGAAAACCCTGATGCCCGACATGCTCGCGGGCAAATGCGACATCGGCGTCGGCGGCATCTCCGTCACGCTGGAGCGCCAGAAAAAGGCCTTCTTCAGCACCACGCTGGACGTCGACGGCAAAATCCCGCTGGTGCGCTGCGAAGATCAGGCGCTGTACCAGACCGTTGAGCAAATCAACCAGCCTTCGGTTCGTTTGGTCGAACCGGCCGGCGGCACCAACGAAGCCTTTGTTCACGCCTTTCTACCCAACGCGCAATTGCGCCTTCACGACAACGTGACCATCTTCCAGGAGCTGCTGGACAAGAAGGCTGACGTGATGATCACCGATGCTTCGGAAGCGCTGTATCAGCAGAAACTCAAACCCGGTCTGTGCGCGGTGAACCCGAAGCAATTCATGCAGTACGGCGAAAAGGCTTACTTGCTGCCGCGTGATGACATGACTTGGAAGTTGTACGTCGATCAGTGGTTGCACTTGGCCAAAGTCACGGGCAACTACCAAAAAGTTCTGGGCCAATGGATAGCGACACCCGAGCCCAAATAA